A single Kribbella aluminosa DNA region contains:
- a CDS encoding acyltransferase domain-containing protein — protein sequence MPLVGALAAGQGRAACARLPYRGNRLAHGFCRDEVVERLCGRFNAIGISARGLRIDAVDRVSTLAVWPAPVRDADCRACLFVSGFLAAIPHVRDYHATIGLTDNEYWDSLSALGEELKHATPG from the coding sequence GTGCCATTGGTCGGCGCTCTCGCGGCGGGCCAGGGCCGCGCCGCTTGCGCTCGGCTTCCGTACCGCGGGAACCGGCTCGCCCACGGCTTCTGTCGGGACGAGGTTGTCGAGCGGCTGTGCGGCAGGTTCAACGCGATCGGAATCTCAGCGCGGGGGCTCCGGATCGACGCGGTCGATCGGGTGTCGACGCTGGCGGTGTGGCCGGCTCCGGTGCGAGATGCTGACTGTCGCGCGTGCCTGTTCGTCTCGGGTTTCCTGGCGGCAATCCCGCACGTGCGGGACTACCACGCGACCATCGGACTCACTGACAACGAGTACTGGGACTCGTTGAGCGCATTGGGCGAAGAACTGAAGCATGCCACTCCTGGTTGA
- a CDS encoding carbohydrate ABC transporter permease, whose amino-acid sequence MRLRLLIYGLLLVCCVPFVFPIWWMATTSLKPVSEIFAFPPSLLPASPTLDAYRQVFALQPFGRQYVNSLYIALVVTIGTLAVSSLAGYAFARVRFRGSGAVFLIVLTGLLVPNEVTIIPLYKMFDAFGLVDTHWPLILIPMLGAPSVLATFIMRQFFITLPSELEEAGRVDGLGRFGLFWRVCLPLARPAIGAVAIFTFLHSWNLYLEPIVFLSSKQKFTIPQALTQYVDAYGGPMWNTQLAAATLSALPVLIIFILAQRQFVEGLAQTGLKG is encoded by the coding sequence ATGAGGCTTAGGCTGCTGATCTACGGCCTACTGCTGGTGTGTTGTGTGCCGTTCGTGTTCCCGATCTGGTGGATGGCGACGACGTCGCTCAAGCCGGTGTCGGAGATCTTCGCGTTTCCGCCGTCGCTACTGCCCGCGTCGCCGACGCTGGACGCCTATCGGCAGGTGTTCGCGCTGCAGCCGTTCGGGCGGCAGTACGTGAACAGTCTCTACATCGCCCTGGTGGTGACGATCGGCACCCTGGCGGTGTCGTCGCTCGCCGGGTACGCGTTCGCCCGGGTACGGTTCCGCGGCTCCGGCGCGGTGTTCCTGATCGTGCTGACCGGGCTGCTGGTGCCGAACGAGGTGACGATCATCCCGCTGTACAAGATGTTCGACGCGTTCGGCCTGGTGGACACCCACTGGCCCCTCATCCTGATCCCGATGCTCGGCGCCCCGAGCGTGCTGGCCACCTTCATCATGCGCCAGTTCTTCATCACGCTCCCGTCCGAACTGGAGGAGGCCGGCCGGGTCGACGGCCTCGGCCGCTTCGGCCTCTTCTGGCGCGTCTGCCTACCGTTGGCCAGACCAGCAATCGGAGCGGTGGCCATCTTCACCTTCCTGCACAGCTGGAACCTCTACCTGGAGCCGATCGTCTTCCTCTCCTCCAAACAGAAGTTCACCATCCCCCAGGCCCTCACCCAATACGTAGACGCCTACGGCGGCCCCATGTGGAACACCCAACTGGCCGCAGCCACCCTCTCCGCCCTCCCCGTCCTCATAATCTTCATCCTCGCCCAACGCCAATTCGTAGAAGGCCTGGCCCAAACAGGCCTCAAAGGCTAG
- a CDS encoding carbohydrate ABC transporter permease, whose protein sequence is MTLLLEKPARSDSPAARAPYWTMRRRDTLAGWLMVAPQLAGIVTFVLVPLGLVVWYSVHEWNVLAGTFEFVGGDNYQALANDQQLGPVLRATGLFSVGLVVLNLSLALFLAVLLNQKLRGTVVFRTLFFSPVVVTLVAWTIVWGFLLQDNGGVNAFLHVFGINGPNWLRSGGAAMVSVIVVQLFKNVGLNMVLFLAALQGVPAELYEAARIDGASAWARFRRVTVPLISPTILLTMILTIVGSLQVFAQIAVLTQGGPGTSTTVLVYYLYQQAFQFHHFGYGATLSLVLFLIVLVLTVVQWQMRKRWVFHEN, encoded by the coding sequence ATGACCTTGCTCCTCGAGAAGCCTGCGCGGTCGGACTCCCCGGCCGCTCGGGCGCCGTACTGGACGATGCGGCGGCGCGACACGTTGGCCGGCTGGCTGATGGTCGCGCCGCAACTGGCCGGCATCGTCACGTTCGTGCTGGTGCCGCTCGGGCTGGTGGTCTGGTACAGCGTGCACGAGTGGAACGTGCTGGCTGGCACGTTCGAGTTCGTCGGCGGGGACAACTACCAGGCGCTCGCGAACGACCAGCAGCTGGGTCCGGTGCTGCGGGCAACGGGTTTGTTCTCGGTCGGGCTGGTGGTGCTGAACCTGAGCCTCGCGCTGTTCCTCGCCGTACTACTGAACCAGAAGCTCCGCGGCACCGTGGTCTTCCGAACGCTGTTCTTCTCGCCGGTGGTGGTGACGCTCGTCGCCTGGACGATCGTGTGGGGCTTCCTGCTGCAGGACAACGGTGGCGTGAACGCGTTCCTGCACGTCTTCGGCATCAACGGGCCGAACTGGCTGCGCTCCGGCGGTGCGGCGATGGTGTCGGTGATCGTCGTACAACTCTTCAAGAACGTCGGGCTGAACATGGTGCTGTTCCTCGCAGCGCTGCAGGGCGTACCGGCCGAGCTGTACGAAGCGGCCCGGATCGACGGGGCGTCGGCGTGGGCGCGGTTCCGGCGAGTGACCGTACCGTTGATCAGCCCAACGATCCTGCTGACGATGATCCTGACGATCGTCGGATCGCTGCAGGTCTTCGCGCAGATCGCCGTACTGACGCAGGGCGGTCCGGGGACGTCGACGACGGTGCTGGTGTACTACCTGTATCAGCAGGCGTTCCAGTTCCATCACTTCGGGTACGGCGCGACGCTGTCGCTGGTGCTGTTCCTGATCGTGCTGGTGCTGACCGTTGTTCAGTGGCAGATGCGTAAGAGGTGGGTGTTCCATGAGAATTGA
- a CDS encoding ABC transporter substrate-binding protein codes for MKILTAALSAAALLAAAGCGGGSGSGASSSGPIDLRMTIWSANAKHLALFDQIAAGYKKDHPEIGKITFESIPFDSYTTTLTTQIGGGNVPDLAWIFESNAPDFVSSGALEPIDKDPDLVPSTTTNWEKDGKLYAYPFSTSPLGVFVNTDLVKAAGRPAPAQQIASGTWTWDEAAKTAAAVQAKTGKGGLVVGDFDYKGWDTLNAIWSGWGARPWSKDGKSCQFDQPQMVDAMTFVHKLIFTGKGMPGPGITKDFFAGDSSMVLTQISRAALLEKAKFHWDLVPLPKGPAGAYSVVGQAGIGVFKRGKHADAAKQFLTYFSNAQNSAKLAEFFPPPRKSELNAATLAKANPLLKPAQLDSVVVKGIENGTIKPSHTGYAELQQTVRAALDPLWKPDADVKTVLSGVCSKINPLLAK; via the coding sequence ATGAAGATTCTGACAGCGGCGTTGTCCGCGGCCGCCCTGCTGGCCGCGGCCGGGTGCGGCGGTGGCTCCGGCTCCGGCGCGAGCAGCAGCGGGCCGATCGACCTGCGGATGACGATCTGGAGCGCGAACGCCAAGCACCTGGCGCTGTTCGACCAGATCGCCGCGGGCTACAAGAAGGATCACCCGGAGATCGGCAAGATCACCTTCGAGTCGATCCCGTTCGACAGCTACACGACCACGCTGACCACGCAGATCGGCGGCGGCAACGTCCCGGACCTGGCGTGGATCTTCGAGAGCAACGCGCCGGACTTCGTCAGCTCCGGCGCGCTGGAGCCGATCGACAAGGACCCGGACCTGGTGCCGAGTACGACGACCAACTGGGAGAAGGACGGCAAGCTGTACGCGTACCCGTTCTCCACCTCGCCGCTGGGTGTGTTCGTGAACACCGACCTGGTGAAGGCGGCGGGGCGGCCGGCGCCCGCGCAGCAGATCGCCTCCGGGACCTGGACCTGGGACGAGGCCGCGAAGACCGCTGCCGCCGTACAGGCCAAGACCGGCAAGGGTGGTCTGGTGGTCGGCGACTTCGACTACAAGGGCTGGGACACGCTGAACGCGATCTGGTCCGGGTGGGGCGCGCGGCCGTGGAGCAAGGACGGCAAGAGCTGCCAGTTCGACCAGCCGCAGATGGTGGACGCGATGACGTTCGTCCACAAGCTGATCTTCACCGGCAAGGGCATGCCCGGACCGGGCATCACGAAGGACTTCTTCGCGGGCGACTCGTCGATGGTGCTGACCCAGATCAGCCGGGCGGCGCTGCTCGAGAAGGCCAAGTTCCATTGGGATCTGGTGCCGCTGCCGAAGGGGCCGGCCGGTGCGTACTCCGTGGTCGGGCAGGCCGGGATCGGGGTGTTCAAGCGCGGCAAGCACGCGGATGCGGCGAAGCAGTTCCTGACCTACTTCAGCAACGCGCAGAACTCGGCGAAGCTGGCGGAGTTCTTCCCGCCGCCGCGGAAGTCCGAGCTGAACGCGGCCACGCTGGCAAAGGCCAACCCGCTGCTCAAGCCGGCCCAGCTCGACAGTGTCGTTGTCAAGGGCATCGAAAACGGCACGATCAAGCCCAGCCACACCGGGTACGCCGAACTGCAGCAGACCGTCCGCGCCGCCCTCGACCCGTTGTGGAAGCCGGACGCGGACGTGAAGACCGTACTCTCCGGCGTCTGCTCGAAGATCAACCCCCTGCTGGCGAAATGA
- a CDS encoding FAD-dependent oxidoreductase, producing MHTDVLVVGGGLGGVAAALAALRTGRSVILTEEFDWLGGQLTSQAVPPDEHSWVEQFGITASYRALRDGIRDYYRRHYPLTVASRADPHLNPGAGYVSKLCHEPRVAVAVLEEMLAPYRASRRLQVLQPYRPVSADTDGDRVTAVTVQHRDTAEQLTLTAPYILDATETGELLPLTGTEYVTGFEAQSATGEPSAPAEAQPLNMQAVSYCFAVDHVDGDQVGDKPANYAFWRNYQPAFWGDRLLSWTAPNPRTLESSVRSFTPNPDDDPLAVVADQRRGGGDTNLWTFRRIAARRHFVPGAYESDICLVNWPMIDYFEGPVIDVPDAAKQLAAARELSQSVFYWLQTEAPRPDGGTGFPGLRLRGDLVGSAGGLAQAPYIREPRRIKAAYTIVEQDLSVAVRGTRGAVEYADSVGIGMYRIDLHPSTGGDNYIDVASSPFRIPLGALVPQRVENLLPASKNLGSTHITNGCYRLHPVEWNIGEAAGLLAGFCLDRGVSPRAVHATPALLGEFQDRLVAQGIELAWPAISGY from the coding sequence ATGCATACAGATGTTCTCGTGGTCGGCGGTGGGCTCGGCGGTGTCGCCGCGGCCCTGGCCGCGCTGCGAACCGGTCGCTCGGTGATCCTGACCGAGGAGTTCGACTGGCTCGGCGGTCAGCTGACCAGCCAGGCCGTGCCACCCGACGAGCACTCCTGGGTCGAGCAGTTCGGGATCACCGCGTCGTACCGCGCACTGCGGGACGGGATCCGCGACTACTACCGCCGGCACTACCCGTTGACGGTGGCGTCGCGGGCGGACCCGCACCTGAACCCGGGCGCCGGATACGTGTCGAAGCTCTGTCACGAGCCGCGCGTCGCGGTCGCCGTACTGGAGGAGATGCTCGCGCCGTACCGCGCCAGTCGCCGGCTGCAGGTCCTGCAGCCGTACCGGCCGGTGTCCGCGGACACCGACGGCGATCGGGTCACCGCGGTGACCGTGCAGCACCGGGACACCGCGGAGCAGTTGACGCTCACGGCGCCGTACATCCTCGACGCGACCGAAACCGGCGAGCTGCTGCCGCTGACCGGGACGGAGTACGTCACCGGGTTCGAGGCGCAGAGCGCGACCGGGGAGCCGAGCGCGCCGGCGGAGGCGCAGCCGCTCAACATGCAGGCGGTGTCGTACTGCTTCGCGGTCGACCACGTCGACGGCGACCAGGTCGGCGACAAGCCGGCGAACTACGCGTTCTGGCGGAACTACCAGCCCGCGTTCTGGGGCGACCGGCTGCTGTCCTGGACGGCGCCGAACCCGCGCACGCTGGAGAGCTCGGTACGGTCGTTCACCCCGAACCCGGACGACGACCCGCTCGCGGTGGTCGCGGACCAGCGGCGAGGCGGCGGCGACACGAACCTGTGGACGTTCCGCCGGATCGCGGCCCGCCGGCATTTCGTCCCCGGCGCGTACGAGAGCGACATCTGCCTGGTGAACTGGCCGATGATCGACTACTTCGAGGGTCCGGTGATCGACGTACCGGACGCGGCGAAGCAGCTCGCGGCGGCGCGCGAACTCTCACAGTCCGTCTTCTACTGGCTGCAGACCGAGGCACCGCGTCCCGACGGCGGCACCGGCTTCCCCGGGCTCCGGCTGCGCGGCGACCTGGTCGGATCGGCCGGCGGGCTCGCGCAGGCGCCGTACATCCGGGAGCCGCGGCGGATCAAGGCGGCGTACACGATCGTCGAGCAGGACCTGTCGGTCGCGGTCCGCGGGACGCGCGGAGCGGTGGAGTACGCCGACAGCGTCGGCATCGGGATGTACCGGATCGACCTGCATCCGTCGACCGGTGGCGACAACTACATCGACGTGGCGAGCAGCCCGTTCCGGATCCCGCTCGGGGCGCTGGTCCCGCAGCGGGTGGAGAACCTGCTGCCCGCGAGCAAGAACCTCGGCAGTACGCACATCACCAACGGCTGTTACCGGTTGCACCCGGTCGAGTGGAACATCGGCGAGGCCGCCGGCCTGCTCGCCGGCTTCTGTCTCGACCGCGGTGTCAGTCCGCGCGCGGTCCACGCCACCCCTGCCCTGCTCGGCGAGTTCCAGGACCGCCTGGTTGCCCAGGGCATCGAACTCGCCTGGCCGGCCATCAGTGGTTACTGA
- a CDS encoding LacI family DNA-binding transcriptional regulator, giving the protein MADKATRLTQRDIARLAKVSQTTVSLVLNNRSDATARIPAETRDRVLRVIRETGYQADPLARRMTQQRNQILGVFTYESVFPSASGDFYHPFLAGIEDCAERLGWDLLLFTSAPVAEGRRRIFHENNRLRIADGCLLLGREIPSGELARLIAEEYPFVSVGRRDDAGGPVPYVGADYASATRTVVGQARALGHRRIAYAGLGSGAESSADRMRGFRDAAGARAPHVPTTDRSPGEVLDDLLGRRITAAFVEDRADAIALYAAAAGRGIDVPGDLSVITLGDATRPAASDLDFSGFHVPRRAMGLRAVELLEAILSGTAPSSSSAQQVLLPCDLTDGITLTPPSKGA; this is encoded by the coding sequence ATGGCAGACAAGGCGACCCGGCTCACGCAGCGCGACATCGCGCGGCTGGCCAAGGTCAGTCAGACCACGGTGTCGCTGGTGCTGAACAACCGCAGCGACGCGACCGCGCGGATTCCGGCCGAGACCCGGGACCGGGTGCTCAGGGTGATCCGCGAGACCGGTTACCAGGCCGATCCGCTGGCGCGGCGGATGACGCAGCAGCGCAACCAGATCCTTGGCGTGTTCACGTACGAGTCGGTGTTCCCGAGCGCGAGCGGCGACTTCTACCACCCGTTCCTGGCCGGTATCGAGGACTGCGCCGAGCGACTCGGCTGGGATCTGTTGCTGTTCACCAGCGCGCCGGTCGCCGAGGGGCGGCGGCGGATCTTCCACGAGAACAACCGGCTCCGGATCGCGGACGGTTGCCTGCTGCTCGGTCGCGAGATCCCGAGCGGTGAGCTGGCCCGGTTGATCGCCGAGGAGTACCCGTTCGTCTCGGTCGGCCGCCGCGACGACGCCGGCGGCCCGGTGCCGTACGTCGGCGCCGACTACGCCAGCGCCACCCGCACCGTCGTCGGACAGGCCCGCGCGCTCGGCCACCGGCGGATCGCGTACGCCGGACTCGGCAGCGGCGCGGAGTCGTCTGCGGACCGGATGCGCGGCTTCCGCGACGCCGCCGGTGCCCGCGCACCGCACGTACCGACCACCGACCGTTCACCGGGTGAGGTCCTGGACGACCTGCTCGGACGCAGGATCACCGCGGCCTTCGTCGAGGACCGCGCGGACGCGATCGCGTTGTACGCCGCCGCGGCCGGGCGCGGTATCGACGTACCCGGGGATCTGTCCGTGATCACCCTCGGCGATGCCACCCGGCCCGCGGCCAGCGATCTGGACTTCTCCGGTTTCCACGTCCCGCGGCGGGCGATGGGACTGCGTGCGGTCGAGCTGCTCGAGGCGATCCTCAGCGGGACCGCGCCAAGTAGTTCCTCTGCGCAGCAGGTGCTCCTCCCCTGCGACCTGACCGACGGAATCACCCTCACTCCGCCCAGCAAAGGTGCCTAG
- a CDS encoding carbohydrate ABC transporter permease — MYYEAAAVDGAGTLRRFFGITLPLLTPIVFFNLVLQIIHAFQSFTQAFVVSGGSGGPSDSTMFFTLYLYDRGFGNFDMGYASAMAWFLLVIIGVFTAANFFASKYWVFYDD; from the coding sequence ATGTACTACGAGGCCGCGGCGGTGGACGGCGCCGGGACGCTGCGCCGGTTCTTCGGCATCACGCTGCCGCTGCTGACGCCGATCGTGTTCTTCAACCTGGTGCTGCAGATCATCCACGCGTTCCAGTCGTTCACCCAGGCGTTCGTCGTCTCCGGGGGCAGCGGCGGACCGTCGGACTCGACGATGTTCTTCACGCTGTACCTCTACGACCGGGGCTTCGGGAACTTCGACATGGGCTACGCCTCCGCGATGGCGTGGTTCCTGCTCGTGATCATCGGGGTCTTCACCGCCGCGAACTTCTTCGCCTCGAAGTACTGGGTGTTCTATGACGACTGA
- a CDS encoding carbohydrate ABC transporter permease — MTTETLRTTVTARRSGVVTWARIRPLVTHVVLAASALVMLYPVIWMVVSSLRPGNEIFRDPGILVKDLRIENYRVGWNALTEPFTRYLLNSALVVLGSILGNLVSCSMAAYAFARLEFTAKKLWFGIMLLSIMLPIHVVIVPQYILFSKLGWINTVLPLIVPKLLATDAFFVFLMVQFIRGIPRELDEAARIDGCGKASIFGRIILPLMVPALATTTIFTFIWTWNDFFSQLIYLTDPHMYTVPIALRSFVDSTSSSSWGSMFAMSVVSLVPVFLAFLLGQRFLIKGIATTGIK, encoded by the coding sequence ATGACGACTGAAACGCTCCGCACAACGGTCACCGCCAGGCGTTCCGGCGTCGTCACCTGGGCCCGGATCCGGCCGCTGGTGACCCACGTCGTGCTCGCGGCGTCGGCGCTGGTGATGCTCTACCCGGTGATCTGGATGGTGGTCAGTTCGCTGCGGCCCGGCAACGAGATCTTCCGCGACCCCGGGATCCTGGTGAAGGACCTGCGGATCGAGAACTACCGGGTCGGCTGGAACGCGCTGACCGAGCCGTTCACCCGGTACCTGCTGAACTCCGCGCTGGTGGTGCTCGGCTCGATCCTCGGCAACCTGGTGTCCTGCTCGATGGCGGCGTACGCGTTCGCCCGGCTGGAGTTCACCGCGAAGAAGCTCTGGTTCGGGATCATGCTGCTCAGCATCATGCTGCCGATCCACGTGGTGATCGTGCCGCAGTACATCCTGTTCTCGAAACTGGGCTGGATCAACACGGTGCTGCCGCTGATCGTGCCGAAGCTGCTCGCCACCGACGCGTTCTTCGTCTTCCTGATGGTGCAGTTCATCCGCGGCATCCCGCGCGAGCTGGACGAGGCTGCCCGGATCGACGGCTGCGGCAAGGCGTCGATCTTCGGCCGGATCATCCTGCCGCTGATGGTGCCGGCGTTGGCCACCACGACGATCTTCACGTTCATCTGGACCTGGAACGACTTCTTCAGCCAGCTGATCTACCTGACCGACCCGCACATGTACACCGTCCCGATCGCGCTCCGGTCGTTCGTCGACTCGACCTCCAGCTCGTCCTGGGGCTCGATGTTCGCGATGTCGGTGGTGTCCCTGGTCCCGGTCTTCCTCGCCTTCCTGCTCGGCCAGCGGTTCCTGATCAAGGGCATCGCGACCACCGGCATCAAGTAA
- a CDS encoding ABC transporter substrate-binding protein, whose translation MRHIPRALTALALATTLLAASACGGGSGGPGGSADAGGKVTLRFTWWGSDTRTKLTQQVIDAYQKDHPNVTIKGEFGDWSGYWDKLATTVAANDAPDIIQMDEKYLREYADRGALLDLKKAQGLDTGKFEPDTLGAGEFDGGLYGLNAGINSFAVVVNPAAFKTAGVPVPDDKTWTWDDFAKTAAEITTKTGGKITGTGTLGVNEAGLNLWARQNGESLWTKDGKLGVSPEKTTDFFKYILKLRDQKAIPPAEAISQDMNASLDQSAFATGKLAMSFIWSNQLVAFSKATGQQLKLLRIPSAGGKAADNGSYYKGSMFWSISSRSKHQKEAAEFVNYLANSPAAGNVLLAERGVPPNTDIRAEVTPKLQPADAATAKFIQDIKPDLGDPSPAPPVGGGQVEKIMQRYTTEVLFGRQAPDAAAKAFLDEVKGGLK comes from the coding sequence ATGAGGCACATCCCACGCGCTCTGACGGCGCTGGCGCTGGCCACGACGTTGCTCGCGGCAAGCGCCTGCGGCGGCGGCTCCGGCGGTCCGGGCGGCTCGGCGGACGCCGGCGGCAAGGTCACGCTCCGATTCACCTGGTGGGGATCGGACACCCGGACCAAGCTCACCCAGCAGGTGATCGACGCGTACCAGAAGGACCATCCGAACGTCACGATCAAGGGCGAGTTCGGCGACTGGTCCGGCTACTGGGACAAGCTCGCCACCACGGTCGCGGCGAACGACGCGCCGGACATCATCCAGATGGACGAGAAGTACCTGCGTGAGTACGCCGACCGCGGCGCGCTGCTCGACCTGAAGAAGGCGCAGGGCCTGGACACCGGCAAGTTCGAGCCGGACACGCTCGGCGCCGGCGAGTTCGACGGCGGGCTGTACGGGCTGAACGCCGGGATCAACTCGTTCGCGGTGGTCGTCAACCCGGCCGCGTTCAAGACCGCCGGCGTACCGGTCCCGGACGACAAGACCTGGACCTGGGACGACTTCGCCAAGACCGCCGCGGAGATCACCACCAAGACCGGCGGCAAGATCACCGGCACCGGCACCCTCGGTGTGAACGAGGCCGGCCTGAACCTGTGGGCCCGGCAGAACGGCGAGTCGCTCTGGACCAAGGACGGCAAGCTCGGCGTCTCGCCGGAGAAGACCACGGACTTCTTCAAGTACATCCTGAAGCTGCGGGACCAGAAGGCGATTCCGCCGGCCGAGGCGATCTCGCAGGACATGAACGCGTCGCTCGACCAATCCGCGTTCGCGACCGGCAAGCTCGCGATGAGCTTCATCTGGAGCAACCAGTTGGTGGCCTTCAGCAAGGCGACCGGCCAGCAGCTGAAGCTGCTCCGGATCCCGAGCGCCGGTGGCAAGGCCGCCGACAACGGCTCGTACTACAAGGGCTCGATGTTCTGGTCGATCTCGTCGCGGTCCAAGCACCAGAAGGAGGCCGCGGAGTTCGTGAACTACCTGGCGAACAGCCCGGCGGCCGGGAACGTGCTGCTGGCCGAGCGGGGCGTCCCGCCGAACACGGACATTCGCGCCGAGGTGACGCCGAAGCTGCAGCCGGCCGACGCCGCGACCGCGAAGTTCATCCAGGACATCAAGCCGGACCTCGGCGACCCGTCGCCGGCGCCGCCGGTGGGTGGCGGTCAGGTGGAGAAGATCATGCAGCGGTACACGACCGAGGTACTGTTCGGGCGGCAGGCGCCGGACGCGGCCGCCAAGGCATTCCTGGACGAGGTCAAGGGTGGGCTCAAATAG
- a CDS encoding Gfo/Idh/MocA family protein, translating to MAVVGIHGHGASHVRNVTRLPGAELVAVADPQGGGDLPAGVQVYAALDELLAGTEVDVVVICTPIQTHVPLAELAMRAGADVLLEKPPTASLDEFQQLTAVVGETGRALQVGFQAQASEATLTLAKLIADGEFGELRGISATGKWVRTARYFQRARWSGRRRLDGIDVVDGAVTNPLAHATAAALLLDGSTGVDDIRSIETELYRANPIESDDTSSVRITTSRGTPILIAVTLCATEHLEASVIVHGSKGRAVLTYQSDLIGTTKYGRADLLENLLAHRADPAVPLYVPLEATGGFTRVVEAVRTAPDPTVIPPDLIRWEGDGLDRRPILHDVEKWIDRASDELALFSEIRAPWVTPATRG from the coding sequence GTGGCCGTGGTGGGAATCCACGGCCACGGTGCTTCCCATGTCCGTAACGTCACCCGGCTGCCCGGGGCCGAGCTCGTCGCCGTCGCCGATCCGCAGGGCGGCGGCGACCTGCCGGCCGGCGTCCAGGTGTACGCCGCCCTGGACGAGCTGCTGGCTGGCACCGAGGTCGACGTGGTGGTGATCTGTACGCCGATCCAGACGCACGTCCCGCTGGCGGAGCTGGCGATGCGGGCGGGCGCCGACGTACTGCTGGAGAAACCGCCGACGGCGTCGCTGGACGAGTTCCAGCAGCTGACCGCGGTGGTCGGGGAGACCGGACGGGCGCTGCAGGTCGGCTTCCAGGCGCAGGCCTCGGAGGCCACGCTCACGCTGGCGAAGCTGATCGCCGACGGCGAGTTCGGCGAACTCCGCGGGATCAGCGCGACCGGGAAGTGGGTACGCACGGCCCGCTACTTCCAGCGCGCCCGCTGGTCCGGGCGACGCCGGCTGGACGGGATCGACGTGGTCGACGGCGCGGTGACGAACCCGCTCGCCCACGCGACGGCCGCCGCGCTGCTGCTGGACGGGTCGACCGGCGTGGACGACATCCGCTCGATCGAGACCGAGCTGTACCGGGCGAACCCGATCGAGTCCGACGACACGTCGTCGGTCCGCATCACCACCAGCCGCGGTACGCCGATCCTGATCGCGGTCACGCTGTGCGCCACGGAACACCTCGAGGCGTCGGTAATCGTCCACGGGTCGAAGGGCCGCGCGGTGCTCACGTACCAGTCCGACCTGATCGGCACCACGAAGTACGGCCGCGCGGATCTCCTCGAGAACCTGCTGGCCCATCGAGCGGACCCCGCCGTACCGCTCTACGTTCCGCTCGAGGCAACCGGCGGCTTCACCCGCGTCGTCGAGGCGGTACGGACGGCGCCGGACCCGACGGTGATCCCACCCGACCTCATCCGGTGGGAGGGCGACGGCCTGGACCGCCGCCCGATCCTCCACGACGTGGAGAAGTGGATCGACCGCGCCTCCGACGAACTCGCGCTGTTCTCCGAGATCCGGGCTCCCTGGGTCACACCGGCAACGCGAGGCTGA